In Leclercia sp. LSNIH1, the genomic stretch AGCGGTGAGCTGATCGACCTGACGCCAGGCCTGCACCAGCGCCGCATGCTCTACTGGCACCGCTTCGCCCCGGAAAGCCGGATGATGCGCAACGTCACCGATGCACTGCTGGCCCACGGCCATAAGGTCCTGCGCCAGGACTAATAAAAAAGCCGGGTCGCGTTAACGCTCACCCGGCTTTTTATTGCTGCTAAAGCACAACCATTACGGGGCTTTTGTCGCCGTATCCGGCTGCTGCGCTTGCTGCTGCACCTGCGGAGTCTGCTGGCTCTGCTGCTGACCCTGTGCTGGCTCCAGCTGGAACACCACATCAACCTGATCGTCGAACTGAATTGTTGGCTGTTCGTAGGTATCCTGCGCGGAGACCGGCGCCGCTTCCGCTTTCATCATGCGCACCATCGGGCTCGGCTGGTAGTTAGAGACGTGGTAACGCACGCTGTAGACCGGACCCAGTTTGCTGTTGAAGCCAGACGCCAGCTGCTGCGCCTGACGCACGGCATCATCAATCGCCGCTTTACGCGCTTCGTCTTTATATTTCTCAGGTTGCGCAACACCCAGTGAGACTGAACGGATCTCATTCAGACCCGCTTTCAGCGCGCCATCCAGCAGGGCGTTAAGTTTATCGAGCTGACGCACCGTCACTTCCACGGAGCGCACCGCGCGGTAACCTT encodes the following:
- a CDS encoding oxidative stress defense protein, whose protein sequence is MGFGAASVQASELPDSPHIVTSGTASVDAAPDIATLAIEVNVAAKDAATAKKQADDRVAQYLSFLEQNGVGKKDINSANLRTQPDYDYKDGKSILKGYRAVRSVEVTVRQLDKLNALLDGALKAGLNEIRSVSLGVAQPEKYKDEARKAAIDDAVRQAQQLASGFNSKLGPVYSVRYHVSNYQPSPMVRMMKAEAAPVSAQDTYEQPTIQFDDQVDVVFQLEPAQGQQQSQQTPQVQQQAQQPDTATKAP